The following coding sequences lie in one Planifilum fimeticola genomic window:
- a CDS encoding hydrolase, which translates to MEKKTYYVTIHSGGMTGEIREHIDPNDSNYDFEIAATPEEIHRLESLFEQAHREDAQSFVDAHIPWVRRDNFGNSDAFDRKLKQIYRTIYELATPETRQKMEQTGVIGFMNETEETGGQPGAPSHNQ; encoded by the coding sequence ATGGAGAAAAAGACCTATTACGTCACCATCCATTCAGGAGGCATGACCGGAGAGATCAGGGAACACATCGATCCGAACGACTCCAACTACGACTTTGAGATCGCGGCGACTCCGGAGGAGATCCACCGGCTCGAATCCCTCTTCGAACAGGCGCACAGGGAGGATGCCCAATCCTTTGTGGACGCCCACATCCCCTGGGTCCGCCGCGACAACTTCGGCAACAGCGATGCCTTCGACCGAAAGCTGAAGCAAATTTACCGGACGATTTACGAATTGGCAACACCGGAAACCAGGCAGAAGATGGAGCAGACCGGAGTGATCGGTTTCATGAATGAAACCGAAGAAACCGGCGGGCAACCCGGGGCGCCCTCGCACAACCAATAG
- the erpA gene encoding iron-sulfur cluster insertion protein ErpA, which translates to MISVSEQASLKIKEMMAEEDNPDSLYLRVGVTHGGCTGFTYGMGFDDQKQEDDTVLEQHGIKILVDAQSIPYLRGLEIDYKESVMGGGFTLHNPNAVATCGCGQSFRTATDAGKPEEC; encoded by the coding sequence TTGATCAGCGTAAGCGAGCAGGCCAGTCTCAAGATCAAAGAGATGATGGCTGAGGAAGACAATCCGGATTCCCTCTATCTCCGGGTGGGCGTCACCCATGGCGGTTGCACTGGTTTCACCTATGGCATGGGATTTGACGACCAGAAACAAGAAGACGATACGGTGCTGGAACAGCACGGCATCAAAATTCTGGTCGACGCCCAGAGCATTCCGTACCTGCGCGGTCTGGAAATCGACTACAAGGAGTCGGTCATGGGCGGAGGTTTCACCCTTCACAATCCCAATGCCGTCGCCACCTGCGGCTGCGGTCAATCCTTCCGCACGGCGACCGACGCGGGGAAACCGGAGGAGTGCTAA
- a CDS encoding aspartyl-phosphate phosphatase Spo0E family protein, with translation MGKRLEREFEAVRKKMEEAAIRLGMDHPEVHRLSKRLDRLHNQMLWERKALMEVPRRGRDRFYRIRRYSYYLRETSEGCG, from the coding sequence ATGGGCAAGAGGCTGGAGCGGGAATTTGAGGCGGTTCGGAAGAAGATGGAGGAGGCGGCCATCCGGCTGGGCATGGACCATCCGGAAGTCCACCGGCTGAGCAAGAGGCTGGACCGGCTTCATAATCAGATGCTTTGGGAAAGGAAAGCGTTGATGGAGGTGCCCCGTCGCGGAAGGGACCGGTTTTATCGCATTCGCCGATACAGCTATTATCTGAGGGAAACGTCGGAAGGTTGCGGATAA
- the mqnE gene encoding aminofutalosine synthase MqnE has product MSLSTAAHRDLAPIIEKVNAGERLTLEDGLILYNSPDLLTVAQLANQVNLAKNGEKVYFIQNMYINPTNVCEARCAFCGFRRDPGEEGAYTMSPEEVLEYVGERFTENIREFHIVGGHNHTVPFDYYLNIISTLKKHYPQVTIKAYTAAEIEFFARLTGRSMEAVLKELIDAGLDTLPGGGAEILTERYRAKMSPDKASTDQWLECHRIAHSLGLKTHVTMLYGSIETLEERLIHMIRVRELQDETGGFLVFIPLAIQPRKKSASIKRRTSAMDDLRTIAVSRLMLDNFPHIKSYWINIGTQLTQLSMHYGASDIHGTLVEERISHSAGALTQTALTRDELVWLIKGANRIPVERDTFYNEIRVY; this is encoded by the coding sequence ATGTCCTTGAGTACCGCCGCCCACCGGGATTTGGCCCCCATCATCGAAAAGGTGAACGCCGGCGAAAGGCTCACGCTGGAAGACGGCCTCATCCTGTACAATTCACCCGATCTTTTGACGGTCGCGCAGCTGGCCAATCAGGTGAACCTGGCCAAAAACGGGGAAAAGGTCTACTTCATCCAAAACATGTACATCAACCCCACGAACGTGTGCGAGGCACGCTGCGCCTTCTGCGGCTTCCGCCGCGATCCGGGGGAAGAAGGGGCCTACACCATGTCGCCGGAAGAGGTGCTGGAATACGTCGGCGAGCGCTTTACGGAAAACATCCGCGAGTTTCACATCGTCGGCGGTCACAACCACACGGTTCCCTTTGACTATTATCTGAACATCATCTCCACCCTGAAGAAACATTACCCCCAAGTGACGATCAAGGCGTACACCGCGGCGGAAATTGAATTTTTCGCCAGGTTGACCGGCCGGTCGATGGAGGCGGTGCTGAAGGAACTCATCGACGCCGGACTGGATACGCTGCCCGGCGGCGGAGCGGAAATTCTGACCGAACGCTACCGCGCCAAGATGAGCCCGGACAAGGCCAGCACCGATCAATGGCTGGAATGCCACCGCATCGCCCACTCCCTGGGGTTGAAAACCCACGTCACCATGCTTTACGGTTCCATCGAAACCTTGGAGGAACGGCTGATTCACATGATTCGCGTCCGGGAACTGCAGGACGAGACGGGAGGCTTTTTGGTCTTCATCCCCTTGGCCATTCAGCCGCGGAAAAAGAGCGCTTCGATCAAAAGGCGCACGTCGGCCATGGACGATCTCAGAACGATCGCCGTCAGCCGCCTGATGCTGGACAATTTCCCGCACATCAAATCCTACTGGATCAATATCGGCACGCAGCTCACCCAGCTCTCCATGCATTACGGCGCCTCGGACATCCACGGCACCCTGGTGGAAGAGCGGATCAGCCACTCCGCCGGCGCGCTGACCCAAACCGCCCTCACCCGGGACGAGCTGGTCTGGCTGATCAAAGGCGCCAACCGGATTCCCGTGGAGCGGGACACCTTCTACAATGAAATCCGGGTGTACTGA
- a CDS encoding tripartite tricarboxylate transporter permease: protein MESLDYLMKGFLIAFQWHNLLFAFVGVLIGTAVGVLPGIGPMSGVALLIPITATMTGGMPPEHAATSAIILLAGIYYGAMYGGSTTSILLNTPGESSSVVTTLDGYQMARQGKAGPALAIAAIGSFVAGVIALAGLVLLSEPLSNVALRFGPAEYFSLMILGLCAVSGLAGRSMTKALIMTVFGLLLGTIGVDNVSGVARFTFDMPVLYQGLEFLTVAVGLFALGEVFKTLLVKEDAPGSIVQVGRVLPGRDDLKRSAPSILRGSLLGFFVGVLPGAGATMASFFSYVLEKKWSKHPERFGKGAIEGVAGPESANNAASGGALIPLLTLGIPGSGTTAILLGAFIMYNVQPGPLLFDEHPMVVWGLIASMFVGNLMLLILNLPLVKVFAKIIATPRRYLLPIIVAISVFGVYAIQINTFDLFLLIAFGVIGMVLSRHEYPLAPMVLGLVLGPMIENNMRRALTASNGDFMIFLEKPVSLAFLLLAFLWMIVPLVLKWRRKRILPEEEA, encoded by the coding sequence ATGGAGTCCTTGGATTATCTGATGAAGGGTTTTCTGATCGCCTTTCAGTGGCACAATCTGCTGTTCGCCTTTGTCGGGGTGTTGATCGGCACGGCCGTCGGCGTGCTGCCGGGAATCGGGCCCATGAGCGGAGTCGCCCTTCTGATCCCCATCACGGCGACGATGACCGGCGGAATGCCGCCGGAACACGCGGCCACCAGCGCCATCATTCTGCTGGCCGGGATTTACTACGGAGCGATGTACGGCGGGTCGACCACGTCCATTCTCCTGAACACCCCCGGTGAATCCTCCTCCGTGGTCACCACCCTGGACGGTTACCAGATGGCCCGGCAGGGGAAGGCGGGGCCCGCTTTGGCCATCGCGGCCATCGGTTCCTTCGTCGCCGGGGTGATCGCCCTGGCAGGGCTGGTGCTCCTGTCGGAACCCCTGTCCAACGTGGCGCTCCGTTTCGGACCGGCGGAGTATTTTTCCCTGATGATTTTGGGTCTGTGCGCCGTCAGCGGTTTGGCGGGAAGATCCATGACCAAGGCGTTGATCATGACGGTTTTCGGCCTGCTTTTGGGGACGATCGGGGTGGACAACGTCTCCGGAGTGGCCCGCTTCACCTTCGATATGCCGGTCCTGTACCAGGGTCTGGAGTTTCTCACCGTCGCCGTGGGATTGTTCGCCCTGGGAGAAGTCTTTAAGACCCTTCTGGTGAAGGAGGATGCACCGGGCAGCATCGTTCAGGTGGGTCGGGTGCTTCCCGGACGGGACGACCTGAAGCGAAGCGCTCCCTCCATCCTTCGCGGCTCCCTCCTCGGTTTCTTCGTCGGGGTACTGCCCGGCGCGGGCGCTACGATGGCCTCCTTCTTTTCATATGTTCTGGAGAAGAAATGGAGCAAGCACCCGGAGCGCTTCGGCAAGGGCGCGATTGAAGGGGTGGCCGGTCCGGAGTCGGCCAACAACGCCGCTTCCGGCGGTGCGTTGATTCCGCTCCTCACCCTGGGGATTCCCGGATCCGGGACGACGGCGATCCTGTTGGGGGCTTTCATCATGTACAACGTCCAGCCGGGACCGCTGCTTTTCGATGAACATCCGATGGTGGTCTGGGGATTGATTGCCAGCATGTTTGTGGGCAATCTGATGCTTCTCATCCTGAACCTGCCTTTGGTCAAGGTGTTCGCCAAGATCATCGCCACTCCCCGGCGATATCTGCTCCCCATCATCGTCGCCATCTCGGTGTTCGGCGTCTACGCCATCCAGATCAACACCTTCGATCTGTTCCTGCTGATCGCCTTCGGAGTGATCGGTATGGTTTTGTCCCGGCATGAGTACCCCCTGGCGCCGATGGTGCTGGGGCTGGTGCTGGGACCGATGATCGAGAACAACATGCGGCGCGCCTTGACCGCTTCCAACGGCGACTTCATGATTTTCCTGGAAAAACCCGTTTCCCTGGCTTTTCTTCTCCTCGCTTTTCTGTGGATGATCGTCCCCCTGGTTCTCAAGTGGCGCAGGAAAAGGATCCTTCCAGAAGAGGAGGCGTGA
- a CDS encoding tripartite tricarboxylate transporter TctB family protein, protein MHRIFDRTASLLFIAVGAAFILGARNLSSTAYGSRVGPDLFPMGLGALLILLSLRLFFETFRHPGKEESGDKGSLDWRRFGGMLAAALLYALLLETLGYVLSTFLFLFAGFQLIERGKWVRSAMVAAVFSGGVYFLYAGVMKGTLPGWPVWFAG, encoded by the coding sequence ATGCATCGCATATTCGACCGGACCGCCAGCCTGCTTTTCATCGCCGTCGGCGCCGCCTTCATCCTGGGTGCCCGCAACCTGTCTTCCACCGCTTACGGCTCCCGGGTTGGACCGGACCTTTTTCCGATGGGGCTGGGCGCGCTCCTGATTCTGCTGAGCCTCCGCCTGTTTTTCGAGACCTTTCGACATCCCGGGAAAGAGGAATCCGGGGACAAGGGGAGCCTTGACTGGCGGCGTTTCGGGGGGATGTTGGCCGCCGCCCTCCTTTACGCCCTGCTTTTGGAAACCCTCGGATATGTGCTGTCCACCTTTTTGTTCCTGTTTGCCGGGTTTCAGTTGATCGAGCGGGGCAAGTGGGTGCGTTCCGCGATGGTGGCCGCCGTATTTTCCGGCGGAGTTTACTTTCTGTACGCCGGCGTGATGAAAGGAACGCTGCCGGGGTGGCCCGTCTGGTTCGCGGGATGA
- a CDS encoding tripartite tricarboxylate transporter substrate binding protein: protein MKRKIFAPALLSGILALVLTACGAGGNPFAEESGGSGYPEKPITVVAPSGAGGGWDLTARSLAKVLTETKLVEQPITVENKPGGGGAVFLAEYATADKNNPYKLFVNSPPLLINNLKKEGHSPYGFRDTTPLAQLTRDYGAIVVQKRSKYRDIQSLVDDLKEDPKRVTLAGGSAPGSMDHLIAVLPAYKSGIDPKKLKYVSYDGGGEAIAALLGGNADAIATDASAVGEYVKAGKVRVLAVTSPKRMGGILKDVPTLKEVGIDAEFTIWRGVFGPKQMPDEAKRYWDEKLKALQESEEWQKELKKNHWESEYRDSRAFASFLEEQEKQIRELLKSMDMAK, encoded by the coding sequence GTGAAAAGAAAAATCTTCGCCCCGGCTCTGCTGTCGGGAATCCTCGCCCTGGTCCTCACCGCCTGCGGCGCGGGTGGAAATCCCTTCGCCGAGGAAAGCGGAGGATCCGGATATCCGGAGAAGCCGATCACGGTGGTGGCACCCTCCGGAGCCGGAGGAGGCTGGGATCTGACCGCCCGTTCCCTGGCCAAGGTGTTGACCGAAACCAAGCTGGTGGAGCAACCGATCACCGTGGAAAACAAGCCCGGGGGCGGCGGGGCGGTCTTTCTGGCGGAATACGCGACCGCGGACAAAAACAATCCCTACAAGCTGTTTGTCAACTCCCCTCCCCTCTTGATCAACAATCTGAAGAAGGAAGGCCACAGCCCCTACGGTTTCAGGGATACGACGCCCCTAGCCCAGTTGACCCGGGACTACGGAGCCATTGTGGTGCAAAAAAGATCCAAATACCGGGACATTCAGTCCCTCGTCGACGATTTGAAGGAAGATCCGAAGCGTGTCACGCTGGCGGGCGGTTCCGCTCCCGGCTCCATGGACCACCTGATCGCCGTCCTGCCCGCTTACAAATCAGGGATCGATCCGAAAAAACTGAAATACGTCTCCTATGACGGAGGCGGGGAAGCCATCGCGGCGTTGCTGGGAGGGAACGCCGACGCCATCGCCACCGATGCCTCCGCTGTCGGAGAATATGTGAAGGCGGGCAAAGTGCGGGTGCTGGCCGTCACTTCCCCAAAGCGGATGGGAGGCATTTTGAAAGATGTTCCCACGCTGAAGGAAGTGGGAATCGACGCGGAATTCACGATCTGGCGCGGCGTTTTCGGTCCCAAGCAAATGCCCGACGAGGCGAAACGGTATTGGGATGAAAAGCTGAAGGCGCTTCAGGAGTCGGAAGAGTGGCAAAAGGAGCTGAAGAAGAACCATTGGGAAAGCGAATACCGGGACAGCCGGGCCTTTGCCTCCTTCCTGGAAGAGCAGGAAAAGCAGATCCGGGAACTCTTGAAATCGATGGACATGGCCAAGTGA
- a CDS encoding response regulator, producing MTDRAIEVLIVEDDPRIAEINRRFTEKAEGFSVVGIARTGEEAVAWLEVMEPRLVLLDIYLPDMRGTELVRRIRGEGRDTDIIMITAAGETEIVQEAIRGGVIDFIVKPIQMERFLQTLESYRRRMERLKTSGTMTQQEIDRLWNRGMRSISPRPAAIREVPKGIDPLTLEKVKSVLRASPPPGMTAEETGKAIGASRSTARRYLEYLVSVDEAFADVSYGSVGRPERRYVLKSDGKSSPE from the coding sequence ATGACGGACAGGGCGATCGAAGTGCTGATTGTGGAGGATGATCCCCGCATCGCCGAAATCAACCGGCGGTTCACGGAGAAGGCGGAAGGGTTTTCCGTGGTCGGTATCGCCCGGACGGGGGAGGAGGCCGTCGCCTGGCTGGAGGTGATGGAACCCCGTTTGGTGCTTTTGGACATCTACCTCCCCGACATGCGGGGAACGGAACTGGTCCGTCGCATCCGGGGAGAGGGAAGGGATACGGACATCATCATGATCACGGCCGCCGGGGAGACGGAAATTGTCCAGGAGGCGATCCGGGGCGGGGTGATCGATTTCATCGTCAAGCCGATCCAGATGGAACGCTTTCTGCAGACGCTGGAAAGCTACCGGAGACGGATGGAAAGGCTGAAAACCTCCGGAACCATGACTCAACAGGAGATCGACCGGTTGTGGAACCGGGGAATGCGAAGCATCTCTCCCCGGCCGGCGGCGATCCGGGAGGTCCCCAAGGGAATCGATCCCCTCACCCTGGAAAAGGTGAAATCGGTCCTCCGCGCATCCCCTCCGCCGGGGATGACGGCGGAAGAGACGGGCAAGGCGATCGGAGCCAGCCGCTCCACCGCCCGCCGCTACCTGGAATATCTGGTTTCCGTCGATGAGGCCTTTGCCGACGTGTCCTACGGGTCGGTGGGGAGGCCGGAGCGGCGGTATGTCCTGAAGTCCGACGGAAAAAGCTCCCCCGAATGA
- a CDS encoding DUF1450 domain-containing protein → MRPIIEFCVNNLTPDVEKIKEELEKDPELDVVEYGCLGHCMTCAEGPYALVNGDVVTGETAEELLENIRKAIEEMEEFGF, encoded by the coding sequence ATGCGGCCGATCATCGAGTTTTGCGTGAACAACCTCACACCGGATGTGGAGAAAATAAAAGAGGAGTTGGAAAAGGATCCGGAATTGGATGTGGTGGAGTACGGGTGTCTCGGCCATTGCATGACCTGCGCCGAAGGGCCATACGCCTTGGTCAACGGGGATGTGGTAACGGGGGAGACGGCGGAAGAACTGCTGGAAAACATCCGCAAGGCGATCGAGGAGATGGAGGAGTTCGGCTTTTGA
- a CDS encoding YuzD family protein, translating into MKREEPIEVTVYGAETICAGCHNLPSSRETASWLEAALGRNYGDQVRVRYVDIHRPEGDQDARFSRRVIEEELWYPVVVIDGEVVGEGNPSLKAIRKKLEQMGAEKVETSPGPSA; encoded by the coding sequence TTGAAGCGGGAAGAGCCGATTGAAGTGACCGTATACGGTGCAGAGACGATCTGCGCCGGTTGCCACAACCTCCCCTCCTCGCGGGAGACGGCTTCTTGGCTGGAAGCGGCGCTGGGCAGAAACTACGGCGATCAGGTCCGCGTGCGCTATGTGGACATCCACCGCCCGGAGGGCGATCAGGATGCGCGCTTTTCGCGCCGGGTGATCGAGGAGGAACTTTGGTACCCGGTGGTGGTGATCGACGGCGAGGTGGTGGGGGAAGGGAACCCGAGCCTCAAAGCCATCCGAAAGAAATTGGAACAGATGGGGGCGGAGAAGGTGGAAACCTCGCCGGGTCCGTCCGCGTGA
- a CDS encoding bifunctional cystathionine gamma-lyase/homocysteine desulfhydrase codes for MRLDTKCIHGGVFGDPHTGAVSVPIYQVSTYKQEGIGQHRGYEYSRTGNPTRAALEQLIAELENGKTGLAFASGMAAISTVISLFNRGDHLIVGDDVYGGTYRVLRHVFSRMGMEITHVDTSEPEQVRRAIRENTRAVLMETPSNPLLKVTDIREIADICRGRDLLLIVDNTFLTPYWQNPLDLGADIVVHSATKYLGGHSDVVAGLVVVKDPELGERLHFLQNSIGGVLGPSDAWLLIRGIKTLGLRMRQHESNARRIAEWLKDRSDIEAVYYPGLPDHPGHVTASRQARGYGGMISFDAGSGERAERILSRVRYFTLAESLGAVESLISVPARMTHASIPEKRRAELGITDGLIRLSVGVEDIDDLLEDLERALAD; via the coding sequence TTGCGTCTGGATACCAAATGCATTCACGGGGGCGTGTTCGGCGATCCGCACACCGGGGCCGTCAGCGTTCCCATTTACCAGGTTTCCACCTATAAGCAGGAGGGGATCGGGCAGCATCGGGGATACGAGTATTCGCGCACCGGCAACCCCACCCGGGCCGCTCTGGAGCAATTGATTGCCGAACTGGAGAACGGAAAGACGGGGCTTGCTTTCGCATCCGGGATGGCCGCCATCTCCACGGTCATCTCCCTGTTCAACCGGGGAGACCATCTGATCGTGGGGGACGATGTTTACGGCGGCACCTATCGTGTACTGCGCCACGTCTTTTCCCGGATGGGGATGGAAATCACCCACGTGGATACCAGTGAGCCGGAACAGGTGCGGCGGGCGATCCGGGAAAACACCCGGGCGGTGTTGATGGAAACCCCCAGCAACCCCCTGCTCAAGGTGACCGATATCCGGGAGATCGCCGACATCTGCCGGGGACGCGATTTGCTGCTCATCGTGGACAACACATTCCTCACCCCCTATTGGCAGAATCCGCTGGATCTGGGTGCTGACATCGTTGTCCACAGCGCCACCAAGTATTTGGGGGGACACAGCGATGTCGTGGCCGGCCTGGTGGTCGTCAAGGATCCGGAGCTGGGTGAGCGGCTCCATTTTCTGCAAAATTCCATCGGCGGCGTGCTGGGTCCAAGCGATGCCTGGCTTTTGATCCGGGGCATCAAAACCCTGGGTTTGCGCATGCGCCAGCACGAGTCCAACGCCCGCCGGATCGCGGAATGGCTGAAGGATCGGTCGGATATCGAAGCCGTTTATTACCCGGGATTGCCGGATCATCCCGGGCACGTTACGGCCTCCCGGCAGGCGCGGGGATACGGGGGAATGATCTCCTTCGACGCGGGAAGCGGCGAGCGGGCTGAGCGCATTCTGAGCCGGGTCCGTTATTTCACCTTGGCGGAGAGCCTGGGAGCCGTCGAAAGTTTGATTTCCGTACCCGCGCGGATGACCCATGCGTCGATTCCGGAAAAGCGCCGGGCGGAACTGGGAATTACCGACGGTCTGATTCGCCTTTCCGTCGGTGTGGAGGATATCGACGATCTGCTGGAGGACCTGGAGCGGGCGTTGGCCGACTGA
- the cysK gene encoding cysteine synthase A, protein MVKRIVDDVKDLIGWTPMIRIRRFPLPEGVSLFAKLEYFNPGGSVKDRIGLAFIREAEKSGKLKPGGTIIEPTAGNTGIGLALAAVGTGYRVIFVVPEKFSEEKQELMRALGAEVINTPTELGMQGAIEEARRLEREIPGSYCPQQFQNPANPEAHYRTTGPEIWEQMEGRVDVLVAGAGSGGTFMGVSRYLKEKNPEIRTVIVEPEGSILGGGKPGPHKTEGIGMEFIPDFVDTSYFDGIYTVPDEEAFRLVKELARREGLLVGSSSGAAFYAALREAWQAKPGTRIAVIFPDSSERYLSKQIYRGGV, encoded by the coding sequence ATGGTGAAACGGATTGTTGACGATGTGAAGGATTTGATCGGCTGGACGCCGATGATTCGTATCAGGCGGTTTCCCTTGCCGGAGGGCGTTTCGCTGTTTGCCAAACTGGAATACTTCAACCCGGGGGGAAGCGTGAAGGACCGAATCGGGTTGGCCTTTATCCGGGAGGCGGAAAAGTCCGGCAAGCTGAAACCCGGAGGGACGATTATCGAACCGACGGCCGGCAATACGGGCATCGGTCTGGCGCTGGCCGCCGTCGGAACAGGATATCGGGTGATCTTCGTCGTTCCCGAAAAGTTCTCCGAAGAGAAGCAGGAACTGATGCGGGCCCTGGGAGCCGAGGTGATCAACACCCCGACGGAGCTGGGGATGCAGGGGGCGATCGAGGAGGCCCGCCGGCTGGAGCGGGAGATTCCGGGAAGCTACTGTCCCCAGCAGTTTCAGAATCCCGCCAATCCGGAAGCCCACTATCGGACGACGGGCCCGGAGATTTGGGAGCAGATGGAGGGACGTGTGGATGTGTTGGTGGCCGGGGCCGGATCGGGCGGCACCTTCATGGGAGTATCCCGTTATTTGAAAGAAAAGAACCCCGAAATCCGAACCGTCATCGTGGAACCGGAAGGTTCGATCCTCGGCGGCGGAAAGCCGGGGCCTCACAAGACCGAAGGGATCGGCATGGAATTTATCCCCGATTTTGTGGACACATCCTATTTTGACGGAATCTATACGGTCCCTGACGAAGAGGCCTTCCGCCTCGTCAAGGAGTTGGCCCGACGGGAGGGATTGCTGGTGGGCAGCTCGTCGGGGGCGGCCTTCTATGCGGCGCTCAGAGAGGCGTGGCAGGCGAAACCGGGGACGAGGATCGCCGTCATCTTTCCCGACAGCAGCGAGCGATATCTGAGTAAGCAAATTTACCGAGGGGGAGTGTGA
- a CDS encoding NifU family protein has translation MKEQVQEVLDKLRPFIQRDGGDVELVDVVDGIVKLRLLGACGSCPSSTITLKAGIERALMEEVPGVKEVEQVL, from the coding sequence ATGAAAGAACAGGTTCAAGAAGTATTGGATAAATTGCGCCCCTTTATCCAGCGCGACGGAGGGGACGTGGAACTGGTCGACGTCGTGGACGGGATCGTCAAGCTTCGTCTGCTGGGTGCCTGCGGCAGCTGCCCCAGCTCCACCATCACGCTGAAGGCCGGAATTGAGCGAGCCCTGATGGAAGAGGTTCCGGGCGTCAAAGAAGTGGAACAGGTTTTGTAA
- a CDS encoding manganese catalase family protein produces MIKRINRLLIKLPVPEHGDANAAAAVQNLLGGKFGEMSTLNNYMFQSFNFRCKRKLKPFYDLVASITAEEFGHVELVSTTINLLSTGLTHPGDPDSTPLRRGLKAHNLQYFIATAQTSYPMDSMGNPWNGTFVHSSGNLIEDMLHNFFLEIGARTQKMRVYEMTDHPTAREMIGYLLVRGGTHILAYAKALEILTGVYLPGMLPVPSLDNSKFDYARKYMEQGLHNVLFTWSSKDYRDIDKIWKGKNPETGERLHVVVGRPEGAPVPDLEALPEEFAPGLTKDHYMQVLKRLKASM; encoded by the coding sequence ATGATTAAACGAATCAACCGGCTGCTCATCAAATTGCCGGTTCCCGAACACGGAGACGCCAATGCGGCGGCGGCGGTGCAGAACCTGCTCGGCGGGAAATTCGGCGAGATGTCCACCTTGAACAACTATATGTTTCAATCCTTCAATTTTCGCTGCAAGAGAAAATTGAAACCCTTTTACGATCTGGTGGCCAGCATCACCGCCGAGGAATTCGGCCACGTGGAACTGGTCAGCACCACCATCAACCTGTTGTCCACGGGCCTCACCCATCCGGGAGATCCGGACAGCACGCCCCTCCGCAGGGGATTGAAGGCTCACAACCTGCAATATTTCATCGCCACGGCACAAACATCGTATCCGATGGACTCCATGGGCAACCCCTGGAACGGAACCTTTGTGCACAGCAGCGGCAATCTGATCGAGGATATGCTTCACAATTTCTTCCTGGAAATCGGAGCGCGCACCCAAAAGATGCGGGTGTACGAGATGACCGACCATCCCACCGCCCGGGAGATGATCGGCTATCTCCTGGTGCGCGGCGGCACGCACATTCTCGCGTACGCCAAGGCGCTCGAAATCCTGACCGGGGTGTACCTGCCGGGCATGCTGCCCGTTCCCAGCCTGGACAATTCCAAATTCGACTACGCCCGAAAATACATGGAACAGGGGCTGCACAACGTGCTTTTTACCTGGAGCAGCAAAGATTACCGGGATATCGACAAGATCTGGAAAGGGAAAAACCCGGAAACGGGGGAACGCCTCCATGTGGTGGTCGGCCGACCGGAGGGCGCTCCCGTACCGGATCTGGAAGCCCTGCCGGAAGAGTTCGCCCCGGGGCTGACAAAGGATCATTACATGCAAGTTCTAAAGCGCCTGAAGGCATCGATGTAA